The following are encoded in a window of Armatimonas rosea genomic DNA:
- the bcp gene encoding thioredoxin-dependent thiol peroxidase — protein MSRPEVGQLAPDFTLAASGATQSITLSELRGKRVVLFFYPKDDTPGCTVEACAFRDLSAEFAALGVVVLGLSKDGLKSHEKFVNKFELTFPLLADTETTVSQEYGVWVQKFNYGKPYMGIERTTFIIGEDGVVTHVFAKVKPEGHAQAVLELLRKN, from the coding sequence ATGAGCCGACCGGAAGTGGGGCAGCTGGCCCCGGATTTTACCCTCGCCGCCTCGGGCGCGACCCAGAGCATCACGCTCTCGGAGCTGCGTGGCAAGCGCGTGGTGCTGTTTTTCTACCCCAAGGACGATACCCCCGGCTGTACGGTGGAGGCCTGTGCGTTTCGTGACCTGAGTGCCGAGTTTGCGGCGCTGGGGGTGGTGGTGCTGGGGCTCTCCAAAGACGGCCTAAAGTCACATGAGAAGTTTGTCAATAAGTTCGAGCTGACCTTTCCGCTGCTCGCCGACACGGAGACCACGGTCTCGCAGGAGTACGGGGTCTGGGTGCAGAAGTTCAACTACGGCAAGCCCTACATGGGGATCGAGCGCACGACTTTTATCATCGGCGAGGACGGTGTGGTGACCCATGTCTTTGCCAAGGTAAAGCCCGAGGGACACGCGCAGGCAGTGCTGGAGCTCCTAAGGAAAAACTAA
- a CDS encoding M16 family metallopeptidase, with protein sequence MAQDKTKAEKPVDPPGTPQRRVLPSGLRLIVVERPEAALVGISLAIRTGSGDEDRTRSGTLHFIEHLVFKGTEEQKPGTFDQLVENLGSEVGARTLRDATFFEATVPLEGWQRLLEALGALTLRPAFRPADIESEKKVVEAEMALELADPFRSGTAAVTQALYAPGDPYGPPLFGEWPQVSKLTEDDLRAVHTACYRPDRMTLCVVGPVVAREVEALARQVFTGPERPPVARPLRQALVRPTSRDGVGLRAAADSVSGSRGTSTVVLGWSCPPAADVTTGAALALLAEILAQDDQGRLAGALVHRQELALKVRVEWVPQRCGGLFLIQATGLPRNAARLETAVLDELRRILEDGFVPAELEAGRRAWLGKLATEKASVESAAHRLVSFDALDTPGLEEELEKQLGLVQGDQLQTLLRTTLHPNLRSVALLGPLPLHMPQEGGKP encoded by the coding sequence ATGGCACAGGACAAAACCAAGGCGGAAAAGCCCGTCGATCCTCCGGGAACCCCACAGCGCCGCGTGCTGCCCTCAGGGCTTCGCCTGATTGTCGTGGAGCGGCCCGAGGCGGCGCTGGTGGGAATCAGCCTTGCCATCCGCACGGGGAGTGGCGATGAAGACCGCACCCGGAGCGGGACCCTCCACTTTATCGAGCATCTGGTCTTCAAAGGCACGGAGGAGCAGAAACCGGGCACCTTCGACCAGCTCGTGGAGAATCTCGGGAGCGAGGTGGGAGCGAGAACACTGCGGGACGCGACTTTCTTCGAGGCGACCGTGCCCCTAGAGGGCTGGCAGAGGCTCTTGGAGGCCCTTGGCGCACTCACCCTGCGCCCTGCCTTCCGGCCCGCGGATATCGAATCGGAGAAGAAAGTGGTCGAGGCGGAGATGGCCCTGGAGCTCGCCGACCCGTTTCGGAGCGGGACTGCCGCCGTGACCCAGGCCCTCTATGCTCCGGGCGATCCCTATGGCCCGCCTCTCTTTGGCGAGTGGCCGCAGGTTAGCAAGCTCACGGAGGACGATCTCCGGGCAGTGCACACGGCCTGCTACCGCCCCGACCGGATGACCCTCTGTGTGGTAGGGCCGGTTGTCGCACGGGAGGTCGAGGCACTGGCGCGCCAAGTGTTTACCGGCCCGGAGCGCCCCCCGGTGGCCCGCCCCCTGCGCCAGGCCCTGGTGCGACCCACAAGCCGCGATGGGGTAGGGCTACGTGCTGCGGCAGATAGTGTTAGCGGGAGCCGCGGTACCTCGACTGTCGTGCTGGGCTGGAGCTGCCCGCCCGCCGCCGATGTCACTACGGGAGCGGCCCTTGCCCTCCTTGCGGAGATCCTCGCCCAAGACGACCAAGGCAGGCTCGCGGGTGCCCTAGTGCACCGCCAAGAGCTCGCTCTAAAAGTGCGGGTGGAGTGGGTTCCCCAGCGCTGTGGAGGTCTCTTCCTGATCCAGGCCACCGGGCTCCCACGCAACGCCGCACGGCTGGAGACGGCGGTCCTCGACGAGCTCCGGCGCATCCTGGAGGATGGCTTTGTCCCCGCCGAGCTGGAAGCGGGCCGCCGCGCGTGGCTGGGCAAGCTGGCAACCGAGAAGGCAAGTGTCGAGAGCGCGGCACACCGGCTGGTCAGCTTCGATGCCCTGGATACCCCAGGCTTGGAAGAGGAGCTCGAAAAGCAGCTGGGTCTCGTTCAAGGCGATCAGCTCCAGACCCTCCTGCGCACCACGCTCCACCCCAACCTACGGTCGGTTGCGCTCCTGGGCCCCCTGCCCCTCCACATGCCCCAGGAAGGAGGCAAGCCCTGA
- the rpsA gene encoding 30S ribosomal protein S1, with protein MNDATPEATIAETSVTTDATEVEQMPPLDEIEVPGGGGDGDFDDSVRELRPGSVVKGTVVHIDSDGILVDVGTKSEGLVRPNEISREPLSREALEAEFPVGSEIRVVVLEEDKHGVIQLSKKRADFEKAWDRVQECLKSGETVMAKVSERVKGGLVVDLGIRGFVPASHVGNGKLKNLDKFVGTEIPLKVLEVDRGARKVVLSNRIATEEEREKQKAETLSNLEEGQVRTGIIRRVTDYGAFVDLGGIDGLLHVSEMSWTRVKHPSDVVKVGQEVQVKILRLGSNEGRVSLGMRQILPDPWESVAEKYRTGDVVEGEVTRPVPFGAFVLLEGGIEGIIPNSELSHRRVARASDVVEAGQIVQVKVVDVRPDERRLTLSLRAMTTREAEPEPRVPAGGGPVAESTGNKKRKKRGRDDDEGGGSGGGGGDYRQYMRSDQFGGLTLGDMFGEMFNKTKAGGKREKRRRVEEEDDDLSDIDGDEPLDVAVADVEEDATEE; from the coding sequence ATGAACGACGCGACGCCTGAGGCGACTATCGCTGAGACGTCCGTCACGACCGATGCCACTGAAGTGGAGCAGATGCCGCCGCTCGATGAGATCGAGGTGCCCGGTGGTGGGGGCGACGGAGATTTTGACGACTCTGTCCGAGAGCTGCGACCAGGATCGGTGGTTAAGGGGACTGTGGTTCACATTGACTCGGATGGTATTCTGGTCGATGTTGGGACGAAATCCGAGGGGCTAGTTCGCCCCAATGAGATCTCCCGCGAGCCCCTCTCCCGTGAAGCACTAGAAGCTGAGTTCCCGGTCGGGAGCGAGATCCGTGTCGTGGTTCTGGAAGAGGATAAGCATGGCGTTATCCAGCTCTCCAAGAAGCGCGCTGACTTCGAGAAGGCCTGGGACCGTGTCCAGGAGTGCCTGAAGTCCGGCGAGACCGTCATGGCCAAGGTCAGCGAGCGTGTCAAGGGGGGCCTTGTGGTTGACCTGGGAATCCGTGGCTTTGTCCCGGCATCCCACGTGGGCAACGGCAAGCTCAAGAACCTCGATAAGTTCGTTGGCACCGAGATCCCGCTGAAGGTCCTGGAAGTGGACCGCGGCGCTCGCAAGGTCGTGCTCTCGAACCGTATCGCTACCGAAGAGGAGCGCGAGAAGCAGAAGGCCGAGACCCTCTCCAACCTGGAAGAAGGTCAGGTTCGCACCGGAATCATCCGCCGCGTCACCGACTACGGTGCGTTTGTGGACCTCGGGGGAATCGACGGTCTACTCCATGTCTCCGAGATGAGCTGGACCCGCGTGAAGCACCCCTCCGATGTGGTCAAGGTGGGACAAGAAGTGCAGGTGAAGATCCTGCGCCTCGGTTCCAACGAGGGCCGCGTCAGCCTGGGTATGCGCCAGATCCTCCCCGATCCGTGGGAGAGTGTGGCCGAGAAGTACCGCACGGGCGATGTGGTGGAGGGTGAGGTCACCCGCCCCGTTCCCTTCGGCGCCTTTGTCCTCCTTGAGGGCGGCATCGAGGGAATCATCCCCAATAGCGAGCTCTCGCACCGCCGTGTGGCCCGTGCCTCTGACGTTGTCGAGGCCGGTCAGATCGTCCAGGTCAAGGTTGTGGATGTCCGCCCCGATGAGCGTCGCCTGACTCTCTCCCTGCGTGCCATGACCACTCGCGAAGCCGAGCCCGAGCCGCGCGTTCCCGCCGGCGGTGGCCCTGTCGCGGAGAGCACCGGCAACAAGAAGCGCAAGAAGCGCGGTCGTGACGACGACGAGGGTGGCGGCAGCGGTGGCGGCGGTGGTGACTACCGCCAGTACATGCGCTCCGACCAGTTCGGTGGCCTGACCCTCGGCGATATGTTCGGTGAGATGTTCAACAAGACCAAGGCCGGTGGCAAGCGCGAGAAGCGCCGCCGTGTTGAGGAAGAGGACGACGACCTCTCCGATATCGATGGCGACGAGCCGCTCGATGTCGCGGTGGCCGATGTCGAAGAAGACGCTACCGAAGAGTAG
- a CDS encoding M16 family metallopeptidase, with the protein MRQNPIEPLRLPSGTTLILVPDPSAPATAIAASVRLGGVEQRRQGGVGPLLARMLGGDSQGRTPELLQRDVDGFGALGTLYDGNQLLAWSVCPPTEAALVQSAQTLLLNTLAQPRFTEEALVQARTDQLRALALQEEELLPRLLRTLRTRAFGSDFSVQGDPAGLQRLTVGDVKSFYAHFCTPERTTIAVVGKFAPEVARRWVETSLSVGDWNQRPAGVKELLPTIDPVPQGLRDRTIPSLPGISAAGVGFLFPGLSKAEARADWPALLVLDAVLGQGKACRLFRLRDDNALGYEVRSVLLPGRDATLWAGYILGNQSSLAMRDGLLKTLGQLRQAPPTDGELTRAKTLLLAQRSQQRQLVLPRARALITAETSGLGAAMELEFTKRIEAVKRSDVERVAQTLFGSNPVVVRT; encoded by the coding sequence ATGCGCCAGAATCCCATTGAGCCCCTGCGCCTGCCCAGTGGCACCACCCTTATCCTTGTCCCCGACCCCAGTGCCCCCGCGACCGCGATCGCGGCCAGTGTTCGGCTCGGGGGAGTCGAGCAGCGGCGCCAAGGAGGAGTCGGTCCCTTGCTCGCACGCATGCTCGGCGGCGACTCGCAGGGCCGCACCCCGGAGCTGCTCCAGCGCGATGTCGATGGCTTTGGGGCGCTCGGGACCCTCTACGACGGCAACCAGCTCCTAGCGTGGAGTGTCTGCCCGCCCACCGAGGCCGCCCTGGTACAGTCGGCCCAGACCCTGCTCCTCAACACCCTCGCCCAGCCACGCTTCACCGAGGAGGCCCTTGTCCAGGCACGCACCGATCAGCTCCGCGCGCTCGCCCTCCAGGAAGAGGAGCTCCTCCCACGGCTCCTCCGCACGCTCCGAACCCGCGCATTTGGCAGTGACTTCAGTGTCCAGGGCGATCCCGCGGGTCTGCAGCGGCTAACGGTTGGAGATGTCAAGAGCTTCTATGCCCACTTCTGCACCCCGGAGCGCACGACTATCGCGGTGGTGGGCAAGTTTGCCCCCGAGGTCGCGCGGCGCTGGGTGGAGACAAGCCTGAGTGTGGGGGACTGGAACCAGCGTCCCGCGGGTGTCAAGGAGCTCCTCCCCACTATCGACCCGGTCCCGCAGGGGCTGCGCGACCGCACGATCCCCAGCCTTCCGGGAATCTCCGCTGCCGGGGTGGGGTTTCTCTTTCCCGGGCTCAGTAAGGCCGAGGCGCGTGCGGACTGGCCCGCCCTGCTGGTGCTCGATGCCGTGCTCGGACAGGGGAAGGCCTGTCGCCTCTTCCGCCTGCGCGACGACAACGCGCTGGGCTACGAGGTGCGCTCGGTGCTCCTGCCAGGGCGGGATGCGACCCTCTGGGCCGGCTACATCCTGGGAAACCAGAGCTCTCTTGCGATGCGCGACGGCCTCCTGAAGACCCTGGGCCAGCTTCGCCAAGCCCCCCCCACCGACGGTGAGCTCACCCGCGCCAAGACGCTCCTTCTGGCACAGCGCTCCCAGCAGCGCCAGCTTGTGCTCCCACGGGCCCGCGCCTTGATCACCGCCGAGACCAGCGGCCTCGGCGCGGCCATGGAGCTGGAGTTTACCAAGCGGATCGAAGCGGTCAAGCGCAGTGATGTGGAGCGAGTCGCCCAGACCCTCTTTGGTAGCAACCCCGTGGTCGTGCGGACGTAG
- a CDS encoding methyltransferase domain-containing protein: MTIREELLSLLICPETGAALSGWDGVSAQGTLKTDDGRSYPVTDGIPNLLPDALRGGPADDTEVAEKRSEMEARDAQVKSYDQMLGLKLFTYYEVPLTLKALPLESSHLMLEGGCGTGRMTRTFAERVRGLLCVDFSRESLRVAKAKLPTALAEKVLFIQADLSRLPARSEVFDRVGSFGVYEHIPTPEARAGALKHLARACKMGEQGGRLALSAYRWGPPISWMSQQEGHHPGGIYFIRFTQAELKAQCGSHFTVQGATEALLYYHLIWGQKQHHG; this comes from the coding sequence GTGACAATTCGTGAGGAGCTCCTCTCGCTCCTGATCTGTCCTGAGACGGGAGCGGCGCTCTCGGGGTGGGATGGGGTCAGTGCGCAGGGAACACTGAAAACAGACGACGGGCGGAGCTATCCCGTCACCGATGGCATTCCCAATCTCCTGCCCGATGCGCTCCGGGGTGGCCCCGCCGACGATACCGAGGTCGCGGAGAAGCGCTCGGAGATGGAGGCGCGCGATGCCCAGGTCAAGTCCTACGACCAGATGCTGGGGCTCAAGCTCTTCACGTACTACGAGGTGCCGCTGACCCTCAAGGCGCTGCCTCTAGAGAGCTCGCACCTAATGCTGGAGGGGGGCTGTGGGACCGGGCGCATGACCCGCACCTTCGCCGAGCGCGTCCGTGGCCTGCTCTGTGTGGACTTCTCCCGCGAGTCGCTCCGAGTCGCCAAGGCCAAGCTGCCTACCGCGCTCGCGGAGAAGGTACTCTTTATCCAGGCCGACCTCTCCCGGCTCCCGGCGCGCTCGGAGGTCTTCGACCGGGTGGGCTCGTTTGGGGTCTACGAGCACATCCCGACACCGGAGGCGCGGGCCGGGGCGCTGAAGCACCTGGCGCGCGCCTGCAAGATGGGCGAGCAAGGCGGGCGACTAGCCCTATCTGCCTACCGCTGGGGGCCGCCGATTAGCTGGATGAGCCAGCAAGAGGGCCACCATCCGGGGGGCATCTACTTTATTCGCTTTACACAGGCCGAGCTAAAAGCACAGTGTGGCTCGCACTTTACTGTCCAGGGTGCCACTGAGGCGCTCCTGTACTATCACTTGATCTGGGGACAAAAACAACACCATGGCTAG
- a CDS encoding sigma-70 family RNA polymerase sigma factor, which translates to MASFDQDYRRLVRLCARLSGSSDAAEDIAQDTLIEAWRNRHKWTGTGSSFAWLSRIAVNVCWRWRRRRGRDSSRSVDAPDDILENTLIAPDWQAELEQGELLTLLDRALASLPASTRELLVAKYVDDTPLSELSSQLGATTGAIAVRLHRGRQALQNVLQSEFRDDAIAFGLIDPQTADWVDTKLWCADCGKAHLQALRTPQDIFQLRCPHCIAQTGRYFEAVDLTTRVVQRILGEARGFRTIQSRLDAAGFRYCQQSLEKGEVGCAYCGKPTRVVCLPPDAPNNPLPGEYALTMRCVHCPAPTLAISLGRLLLGAPEAQEFWRTTPRLRRVPELATTFEGTPAIRTRYESVMGSGALEIFSDQATFKLLRIRREPT; encoded by the coding sequence GTGGCGTCGTTTGACCAGGACTACCGTCGGCTGGTCCGCCTCTGCGCACGCCTGAGCGGTAGCAGCGATGCCGCCGAAGACATCGCACAAGACACCCTGATCGAGGCGTGGCGCAACCGGCATAAGTGGACCGGCACGGGCAGCTCCTTTGCCTGGCTCTCCCGGATCGCGGTCAATGTCTGCTGGCGCTGGCGGCGGCGGCGTGGGCGGGACTCCAGCCGCAGTGTGGATGCCCCCGACGATATCCTCGAAAATACGCTTATAGCCCCGGACTGGCAGGCCGAGCTGGAGCAGGGCGAGCTACTCACACTCCTGGATCGCGCCCTCGCCTCACTCCCCGCCAGCACGCGTGAGCTCCTTGTGGCCAAGTACGTCGACGATACCCCGCTCAGTGAGCTCTCCAGCCAGCTGGGGGCCACCACGGGGGCGATCGCGGTGCGGCTCCACCGGGGGCGTCAGGCGCTTCAGAACGTCCTTCAGTCGGAGTTTCGCGACGATGCCATTGCCTTTGGGTTGATCGACCCGCAGACCGCAGACTGGGTGGACACCAAGCTCTGGTGCGCCGACTGTGGCAAGGCGCACCTTCAGGCACTTCGAACGCCGCAGGATATCTTCCAGCTACGCTGTCCCCACTGTATCGCCCAGACCGGTCGCTACTTTGAGGCCGTGGACCTGACCACGCGGGTTGTGCAGCGCATCTTAGGGGAGGCGCGGGGCTTTAGGACGATCCAGAGCCGCCTCGATGCCGCAGGGTTTCGTTACTGCCAGCAGTCCCTGGAGAAGGGCGAGGTGGGCTGCGCCTACTGTGGCAAGCCCACCCGCGTCGTCTGCCTCCCGCCAGATGCCCCCAATAACCCGCTTCCGGGCGAGTACGCGCTGACCATGCGCTGTGTCCACTGCCCCGCCCCGACCCTCGCGATCTCGCTGGGCCGCCTCCTGCTGGGAGCGCCCGAGGCGCAAGAGTTCTGGCGCACCACCCCACGCCTCCGCCGGGTCCCCGAGCTCGCCACGACCTTTGAGGGCACGCCCGCCATCCGCACCCGCTACGAGAGTGTTATGGGGAGTGGGGCGCTGGAGATTTTCTCCGACCAGGCGACCTTTAAGCTGCTGCGTATCCGCCGCGAGCCTACTTAG
- the rodA gene encoding rod shape-determining protein RodA produces MLESLKTLIEPRHRKNIDWVVVFCVVLIMCASVATVYSASAGHARELAQAHRVGLLQAGRQAVFDLLGLGILAYVATRDYVGVQRHTNLLYWGNIAFLLLVKVFGKEKKGAARWIDIGPLQFQPSELTKICVILTLAVFLVRVGPRIKEFPVFLKSLFHILPPMLLIKMQPDLGTALVIAAIWLGMVFLAGADWRHLAALGLAVVALGTVVWKTGKGLEGYQRTRVEVLFMSRQNMTKEQRDQAYQGDQALLAVGGGLVTGQGFRRGLQTGGGFVPDNWTDFAFAAFAEETGLIGCLSLLFVYMVLLGRGLVCIAESEDTLGRLIAGGVLTYIGFHVFVNIAMNCSIAPVVGVPLPLFSYGGTAAWTNCIAIGLLLSVRMRRRKLQF; encoded by the coding sequence ATGCTAGAATCCCTGAAAACCCTCATAGAGCCGCGCCACCGGAAAAATATCGACTGGGTGGTGGTCTTCTGTGTGGTCTTGATCATGTGCGCCAGTGTGGCGACGGTCTACTCTGCCAGTGCAGGGCACGCTCGTGAGCTCGCGCAGGCGCACCGTGTGGGGCTCCTACAAGCCGGGCGACAAGCAGTCTTTGATCTGCTGGGGCTGGGAATCTTGGCCTATGTCGCCACCCGCGACTATGTCGGGGTGCAGCGCCATACCAACCTTCTGTACTGGGGCAATATCGCCTTTCTCTTACTGGTAAAAGTTTTTGGAAAAGAGAAAAAGGGTGCGGCGCGATGGATCGATATCGGTCCCTTGCAGTTTCAGCCCTCAGAGCTAACTAAGATCTGCGTGATCTTAACCCTGGCGGTCTTTCTCGTACGCGTTGGCCCCCGTATCAAAGAGTTTCCCGTGTTTTTGAAGTCGCTCTTTCATATCCTACCCCCTATGCTCTTGATCAAGATGCAGCCTGACCTGGGAACGGCACTCGTGATCGCGGCGATCTGGCTTGGAATGGTCTTCTTGGCGGGTGCGGACTGGCGGCACTTAGCGGCACTGGGGCTTGCTGTTGTCGCGCTGGGGACGGTTGTCTGGAAGACGGGTAAGGGCTTGGAGGGCTACCAGAGAACGCGGGTCGAGGTGCTCTTTATGTCTCGCCAGAACATGACCAAAGAGCAGCGCGATCAGGCATATCAAGGGGATCAGGCGCTACTGGCCGTGGGGGGGGGACTTGTGACGGGGCAGGGCTTCCGTAGAGGACTTCAGACCGGCGGTGGCTTTGTCCCCGATAACTGGACGGACTTTGCCTTTGCGGCCTTCGCCGAAGAGACGGGCTTGATTGGCTGTCTGAGCCTTCTTTTTGTTTATATGGTTCTCTTGGGGCGCGGGCTTGTCTGTATCGCGGAGAGTGAGGACACGCTCGGTCGGCTGATTGCAGGAGGCGTGTTGACTTATATCGGGTTCCACGTCTTTGTCAATATCGCGATGAACTGCTCTATCGCTCCCGTTGTGGGGGTGCCTCTTCCGCTGTTTAGTTATGGGGGAACAGCGGCGTGGACCAACTGCATCGCAATAGGCCTGCTTCTCTCCGTGCGCATGCGCCGCCGCAAGCTGCAGTTTTAA
- the coaE gene encoding dephospho-CoA kinase (Dephospho-CoA kinase (CoaE) performs the final step in coenzyme A biosynthesis.), producing the protein MQTWAITGGIACGKSTVSKLFAECGAQLASADEDARAVLAEGEPTRAAVLEAFGTVERSELAAKIFGDPDARKRLNALMHPAIRQRMRAVIAAAQADPTPGVLLYEVPLLFEGGLETWFEGVVVVAADHATQRERLLARGLTDEAAQQRLASQLDPDEKVRRGDFVVRTDIPLDETKSMVVAVYAAILQSAKTPISSPTG; encoded by the coding sequence ATGCAGACATGGGCGATCACAGGCGGGATTGCGTGCGGCAAGAGCACGGTCAGTAAGCTCTTTGCGGAGTGTGGGGCACAGCTTGCCTCTGCGGACGAGGACGCACGCGCCGTCTTGGCCGAGGGAGAACCGACCCGTGCCGCCGTGCTGGAGGCCTTTGGGACGGTCGAGCGCTCGGAGCTGGCGGCAAAGATATTTGGAGACCCCGATGCCCGCAAGCGGCTCAATGCCCTCATGCACCCCGCAATTCGCCAGCGCATGCGTGCAGTGATCGCAGCAGCCCAGGCCGACCCCACTCCCGGTGTTCTCCTCTACGAGGTGCCTTTGCTCTTTGAAGGCGGGCTGGAGACCTGGTTTGAGGGGGTGGTGGTGGTCGCGGCGGACCACGCCACACAGCGGGAGCGCCTGCTTGCACGTGGCCTCACCGATGAGGCCGCTCAGCAGCGGCTCGCCTCCCAGCTCGATCCCGACGAAAAAGTGCGACGTGGGGATTTTGTGGTACGCACCGACATCCCGCTAGACGAGACAAAGAGTATGGTCGTGGCAGTCTATGCGGCGATCTTGCAATCCGCCAAAACGCCGATCTCTTCCCCGACGGGCTGA
- the mutM gene encoding bifunctional DNA-formamidopyrimidine glycosylase/DNA-(apurinic or apyrimidinic site) lyase — MPTIEQKRWREGVPELPEVETLRLGLVKEAVGRRICAVTVANPKVLKGQSEAEFRDRAVGRRVLDVKRRGKYLLFPLSAENSSSSSITLCLHLKMRGAVLLKRADDALGRYGVVRVALESGAALHYEDLWAWGEWRAIAQEEAALLPALGEEPLEAGWDTDAFARKLAKKRVAIKTVLLDQKVVAGVGNIYADEALFRARLAPTRAAALLTAEESKCLAEAIREVLTEAVALGGSLGDYVDLYGQPGRYVPRVYDREGEACPRCAEPLTKIKLGGRGTTFCTTCQN, encoded by the coding sequence GTGCCTACGATTGAGCAGAAAAGGTGGCGAGAGGGCGTGCCGGAACTACCGGAAGTAGAGACGCTACGTTTAGGGCTTGTAAAAGAAGCTGTTGGACGTCGGATTTGCGCGGTGACTGTTGCCAACCCTAAAGTGCTGAAAGGCCAGAGTGAGGCTGAGTTTAGAGATCGCGCTGTAGGTAGGCGTGTGCTTGATGTCAAGCGGCGCGGGAAATACCTGCTGTTTCCGCTGAGTGCGGAAAACTCCTCCTCTTCCTCAATTACTCTCTGCCTTCATTTGAAGATGCGGGGCGCTGTCCTACTCAAACGAGCGGACGATGCCTTAGGACGGTATGGTGTGGTGCGTGTGGCCCTTGAGAGTGGAGCCGCACTACACTACGAAGATCTGTGGGCTTGGGGAGAGTGGCGTGCGATCGCTCAAGAAGAAGCGGCGCTCCTCCCGGCTCTGGGAGAAGAACCGCTGGAGGCAGGCTGGGATACCGATGCTTTTGCTCGGAAGCTTGCCAAGAAGCGGGTCGCTATCAAGACGGTTCTTCTGGACCAGAAGGTAGTGGCAGGCGTGGGAAATATCTACGCCGACGAAGCGCTGTTTCGGGCGCGGCTGGCCCCAACTCGGGCGGCTGCACTCTTAACGGCGGAAGAGAGCAAGTGTCTTGCGGAGGCTATCCGCGAGGTGCTTACGGAAGCGGTGGCACTGGGAGGATCACTAGGCGACTATGTGGACCTCTATGGACAACCGGGACGCTATGTTCCGAGGGTCTACGATCGGGAGGGTGAGGCCTGTCCTCGCTGTGCCGAGCCACTGACAAAAATTAAGCTGGGGGGCAGAGGGACAACCTTCTGTACCACCTGCCAAAATTAA
- a CDS encoding cob(I)yrinic acid a,c-diamide adenosyltransferase — protein sequence MKLYTRTGDTGETGLYGGARVRKDSLRVDAYGSVDEANAALGVAATLGETARLQGLQADLFVVGGDLATPLERSVPRITPEDTERLEHEIDTLEAGLPALQNFILPGGAPLAAALHLARTLVRRAERAVVTLCDAEPGQVNPETLRYLNRLSDLLFALARAANQSAGQADIPWKRTTRD from the coding sequence ATGAAGCTCTACACACGGACGGGAGACACGGGCGAGACGGGCCTCTACGGAGGCGCGCGGGTGCGCAAGGACAGCCTCCGGGTGGATGCCTACGGGAGTGTGGACGAGGCCAATGCGGCGCTGGGGGTGGCGGCGACTCTGGGGGAGACCGCACGGCTCCAGGGGCTTCAAGCCGATTTATTTGTGGTCGGGGGGGACCTAGCGACCCCGCTGGAGCGGAGCGTCCCCCGGATCACCCCGGAAGACACGGAGCGCTTGGAGCACGAGATCGATACGCTTGAGGCGGGCCTGCCTGCGCTGCAGAACTTTATCCTGCCGGGGGGAGCTCCTTTAGCAGCGGCACTGCACCTCGCGCGGACTCTGGTGCGCCGGGCGGAGCGTGCGGTGGTCACGCTGTGCGATGCCGAGCCGGGGCAGGTCAACCCCGAGACCCTGCGCTACCTCAACCGCCTCTCCGACCTGCTCTTCGCGCTGGCGCGTGCCGCCAACCAGAGCGCCGGGCAGGCGGATATTCCCTGGAAAAGGACAACAAGAGACTAG